In Corynebacterium nuruki S6-4, the following proteins share a genomic window:
- the aceE gene encoding pyruvate dehydrogenase (acetyl-transferring), homodimeric type encodes MAPAHDSNFGNIRDGVASYLKDADPDETQEWMDSLDGLLDEAGPDRARYLMLRLLERASAKRVALPPLLSTDYVNTIPTSMEPEFPGDETIEKRYRRWMRWNAAIMVHRAQRPEIGVGGHISTYASAAALYEVGFNHFFRGKDHPGGGDQVFFQGHASPGMYARAFLEGRLSEEDMDGFRQEKSKPEHGMPSYPHPHGMPSFWEFPTVSMGLGPMDAVYQAKFNRYLHDRGIKDTSDQHVWAFLGDGEMDEPEARGVIQQAALNNLDNLTFVINCNLQRLDGPVRGNTKIIQELESFFRGAGWNVIKVVWAREWDRLLEKDQDGHLVNIMNTTVDGDYQTFKGKDGAYVRKFFFERDPETAKLVEDMTDEEIFALRRGGHDYRKIYAAYKKAMETKDQPTVILAHTIKGYGLGHNFEGRNATHQMKKLTLDDLKLFRTKQEIPISDEELEADPKLPPYYNPGPDSPEIQYMLERRRELGGYLPERRTTYTPLAVPDASTLAPVLKGSGKQKVATTMALVRTLKELMEDEEIKKRLVPIIPDEARTFGMDSWFPTLKIYNPHGQNYTPVDADMMLSYKESTDGHILHEGINEAGSVAEFIAAGTSYATQGEVMIPLYIFYAMFGFQRTGDSIWAAADQMARGFLIGATAGATTLTGEGLQHMDGHSPVLASTNPSVISWDPAFAYEVAHIVRDGIRRMYGEGSGPDGTGENVIYYMTVYNEPVHQPAAPADLDVEGLLKGIYLYSPADRLIGTGPNSTGDAGEAPASDLTATLLASGVGMTESIRAKEILREQFDVNVALYSVTNWNELAREGRALELEELRHPGSTVEQPYVTQVLQDAEGPFIAATDFTTTLPEQIRKFVPGDYTTLGCDGFGFSDTRPAARRFFNSDAESIAVAVLSALARQDKVSWDVVAKAAADFNLTDPTKA; translated from the coding sequence TGAGACCCAGGAGTGGATGGACTCCCTCGACGGTCTGCTCGACGAGGCCGGCCCCGACCGCGCCCGCTACCTCATGCTCCGCCTGCTGGAGCGCGCCTCCGCCAAGCGCGTCGCCCTGCCGCCGCTGCTGTCCACGGACTACGTGAACACCATCCCCACCTCGATGGAGCCGGAGTTCCCCGGCGACGAGACCATCGAGAAGCGCTACCGCCGCTGGATGCGCTGGAACGCCGCCATCATGGTGCACCGTGCGCAGCGTCCGGAGATCGGCGTCGGCGGCCACATCTCCACCTACGCCTCCGCCGCGGCGCTCTACGAGGTCGGTTTCAACCACTTCTTCCGCGGCAAGGACCACCCGGGCGGCGGCGACCAGGTCTTCTTCCAGGGCCACGCCTCGCCGGGCATGTACGCCCGCGCCTTCCTCGAGGGCCGGCTGTCCGAGGAGGACATGGACGGCTTCCGGCAGGAGAAGAGCAAGCCCGAGCACGGCATGCCCTCCTACCCCCACCCGCACGGCATGCCCTCGTTCTGGGAGTTCCCGACGGTCTCGATGGGCCTCGGCCCGATGGACGCCGTCTACCAGGCGAAGTTCAACCGCTACCTCCACGACCGGGGCATCAAGGACACCTCCGACCAGCACGTCTGGGCCTTCCTCGGCGACGGTGAGATGGATGAGCCGGAGGCCCGCGGCGTGATCCAGCAGGCCGCGCTGAACAACCTCGACAACCTGACCTTCGTCATCAACTGCAACCTGCAGCGCCTCGACGGCCCGGTGCGCGGCAACACCAAGATCATCCAGGAGCTCGAGAGCTTCTTCCGCGGTGCGGGCTGGAACGTCATCAAGGTCGTCTGGGCCCGCGAGTGGGACCGGCTGCTGGAGAAGGACCAGGACGGCCACCTGGTCAACATCATGAACACCACCGTCGACGGTGACTACCAGACCTTCAAGGGCAAGGACGGCGCCTACGTGCGCAAGTTCTTCTTCGAGCGCGACCCGGAGACCGCCAAGCTGGTCGAGGACATGACCGACGAGGAGATCTTCGCGCTGCGCCGCGGCGGTCACGACTACCGCAAGATCTACGCCGCCTACAAGAAGGCGATGGAGACCAAGGACCAGCCGACCGTCATCCTCGCCCACACCATCAAGGGTTACGGGCTGGGCCACAACTTCGAGGGCCGCAACGCGACCCACCAGATGAAGAAGCTGACCCTCGACGACCTCAAGCTGTTCCGCACCAAGCAGGAGATCCCGATCTCCGACGAGGAGCTCGAGGCCGACCCGAAGCTCCCGCCGTACTACAACCCCGGCCCCGATTCCCCGGAGATCCAGTACATGCTGGAGCGCCGGCGTGAGCTCGGCGGCTACCTGCCGGAGCGCCGCACCACCTACACCCCGCTGGCCGTTCCGGACGCCTCGACCCTCGCCCCGGTCCTCAAGGGCTCCGGCAAGCAGAAGGTCGCGACGACCATGGCGCTCGTCCGTACCCTCAAGGAGCTGATGGAGGACGAGGAGATCAAGAAGCGTCTCGTCCCGATCATCCCCGACGAGGCCCGCACCTTCGGCATGGACTCCTGGTTCCCGACACTGAAGATCTACAACCCGCACGGTCAGAACTACACCCCGGTCGACGCGGACATGATGCTGTCGTACAAGGAGTCCACCGACGGACACATCCTGCACGAGGGCATCAACGAGGCCGGTTCGGTGGCCGAGTTCATCGCCGCCGGCACCTCCTACGCCACCCAGGGCGAGGTGATGATCCCGCTGTACATCTTCTACGCGATGTTCGGTTTCCAGCGCACCGGTGACTCGATCTGGGCCGCCGCCGACCAGATGGCCCGCGGGTTCCTCATCGGCGCCACCGCCGGTGCCACCACACTGACCGGTGAGGGTCTGCAGCACATGGACGGACACTCCCCCGTCCTGGCCTCCACCAACCCCTCGGTCATCTCGTGGGACCCGGCCTTCGCCTACGAGGTCGCCCACATCGTGCGCGACGGTATCCGCCGCATGTACGGCGAGGGCTCCGGCCCCGACGGCACCGGTGAGAACGTCATCTACTACATGACGGTCTACAACGAGCCGGTCCACCAGCCGGCCGCCCCCGCCGACCTGGATGTCGAGGGACTGCTCAAGGGCATCTACCTCTACTCCCCGGCCGACCGGCTGATCGGCACCGGCCCGAACTCCACCGGCGACGCGGGCGAGGCCCCGGCCTCGGACCTCACCGCGACGCTGCTCGCCTCCGGTGTGGGGATGACCGAGTCGATCCGCGCCAAGGAGATCCTGCGGGAGCAGTTCGACGTCAACGTCGCCCTGTACTCGGTGACCAACTGGAACGAACTGGCCCGCGAGGGTCGCGCCCTCGAGCTCGAGGAGCTGCGTCACCCGGGCAGTACCGTGGAGCAGCCGTACGTCACGCAGGTCCTGCAGGACGCCGAGGGGCCGTTCATCGCGGCGACGGACTTCACCACCACGCTGCCGGAGCAGATCCGGAAGTTCGTGCCCGGTGACTACACCACCCTCGGCTGCGACGGTTTCGGCTTCTCCGACACCCGCCCGGCGGCCCGCCGGTTCTTCAACTCGGACGCCGAGTCGATCGCCGTGGCCGTGCTGTCCGCCCTGGCCCGTCAGGACAAGGTCAGCTGGGACGTCGTGGCGAAGGCCGCGGCGGACTTCAACCTGACCGACCCGACCAAGGCCTGA
- a CDS encoding acyl carrier protein, whose protein sequence is MEISREAQEKLAAALGGTATAAGDKAAGGTGDTAGADDTVRARIARIIEGSTGIDADEITDDADLSDDLHISSVSLIEIAIHIEDELHVRVEEEDIYSAHSLADLVSFVEKAQSGGK, encoded by the coding sequence GTGGAGATCTCCCGCGAAGCACAGGAGAAGCTGGCGGCCGCCCTCGGCGGCACCGCGACCGCGGCAGGTGACAAGGCCGCCGGCGGGACCGGTGACACGGCCGGGGCCGACGACACGGTCCGTGCCCGGATCGCCCGCATCATCGAGGGATCGACCGGCATCGACGCCGACGAGATCACCGATGACGCGGACCTCTCCGACGATCTCCACATCAGTTCCGTGTCCCTCATCGAGATCGCCATCCACATCGAGGACGAACTGCACGTCAGGGTCGAGGAGGAGGACATCTACTCCGCCCACTCCCTGGCCGACCTCGTCTCCTTCGTGGAGAAGGCACAGTCGGGCGGGAAATGA
- a CDS encoding serine hydrolase domain-containing protein, with protein sequence MTVPGGVPTTGPAGILAGIDDWPVDTAAAAVVRPDGTTVSHGDTTAVFALASVSKLITAHTVLCAVAEGCFELDDTVADVAVESGHDVDGPQDATVRELLAHASGVGFRGRTRERDARTRRIYSSAGFEILADLVSATVSEVDLDFAGYARATVLDPLGIPADQLVIDGSAGHGFRGSVGALTRLAQEFLSPTLLPAGLWDEALTPQFPDLDGVVPGYGRQRPCPWGLGFELHDHKSPHWLSPDMPTDVAGHFGQAGTFLWFHRGTGTAAVVLTDRNFGDWAKQRWDGFNGRLWTALTAS encoded by the coding sequence ATGACCGTGCCGGGCGGCGTCCCCACCACCGGCCCCGCCGGAATTCTCGCCGGAATCGACGACTGGCCGGTGGACACCGCCGCGGCGGCGGTCGTCCGCCCCGACGGCACCACCGTCAGCCACGGCGACACCACGGCGGTGTTCGCCCTGGCGAGCGTCAGCAAACTCATCACGGCCCACACGGTGCTGTGCGCCGTCGCCGAAGGCTGCTTCGAGCTCGATGACACGGTCGCCGACGTCGCCGTGGAGAGCGGGCACGACGTCGACGGTCCGCAGGACGCCACCGTCCGCGAGCTGCTCGCCCACGCCTCCGGTGTCGGTTTCAGGGGCCGGACGCGGGAGCGGGACGCCCGCACCCGCCGGATCTACTCCTCGGCGGGCTTCGAGATCCTCGCCGACCTGGTCAGCGCCACGGTCAGTGAGGTCGACCTCGACTTCGCCGGATACGCGCGCGCCACCGTCCTCGACCCGTTGGGGATCCCGGCGGACCAGCTCGTCATCGACGGCTCCGCCGGCCACGGTTTCCGGGGGTCGGTCGGGGCGCTCACCCGGCTGGCGCAGGAGTTCCTCTCCCCCACCCTGCTGCCCGCCGGACTGTGGGACGAGGCCCTGACCCCCCAGTTCCCGGACCTCGACGGCGTGGTCCCCGGTTACGGCCGGCAGCGCCCCTGCCCGTGGGGGCTCGGGTTCGAACTGCACGACCACAAGTCACCGCACTGGTTGTCCCCGGACATGCCCACGGACGTGGCGGGGCACTTCGGCCAGGCGGGCACGTTCCTGTGGTTCCACCGCGGCACCGGGACGGCGGCGGTCGTCCTCACCGACCGGAACTTCGGCGACTGGGCGAAGCAGCGGTGGGACGGGTTCAACGGGCGGCTGTGGACCGCCCTCACGGCGTCCTAG
- a CDS encoding alpha-hydroxy acid oxidase encodes MSPQRPTPAALKRRFPPVKDLKELMQFEKPTLDLTGRKLAKATNVWELRKIAKRRTPKAPFDYVDGAAENEISLNRARLAYRDLEFNPGVLRDVSDADLSTEVFGDRISMPLAIAPTGFTRMMQTEGEYAGSAAAADKGIPFCLSTMGTASLEDVATHAPEGNNWFQLYLWKDREASEELVRRAWDAGYRKLIVTVDTAIAGARLRDTRNGFSIPPQLTWKTVLDASYRPAWWFNFLTTEQLSFASLSRSSGTVADLVDRMFDPALTFDDIDWLRNLWPGTLIAKGLQTVEDSQRVLDHGADGIILSNHGGRQLDRAPVPLHLLPKVRAAVGEDATIGLDTGIMDGADIAAAVALGADYTLVGRAYMYGLMAGGQRGVARMLDIMEDQLRRTLRLCGVTRVSDLTPEHVTAHTSEVASGYWI; translated from the coding sequence ATGTCACCGCAGCGTCCCACCCCGGCCGCACTCAAGCGCAGGTTCCCCCCGGTCAAGGACCTGAAGGAACTCATGCAGTTCGAGAAGCCGACCCTGGACCTCACCGGCCGGAAACTCGCCAAGGCCACGAACGTCTGGGAACTGCGGAAGATCGCGAAGCGCCGCACCCCGAAAGCCCCCTTCGACTACGTCGACGGCGCCGCCGAGAACGAGATCTCCCTCAACCGCGCCCGACTGGCCTACCGGGACCTCGAGTTCAACCCGGGTGTGCTGCGCGACGTCTCCGACGCGGACCTGTCCACCGAGGTCTTCGGCGACCGGATCAGCATGCCGCTGGCGATCGCCCCCACCGGGTTCACCCGCATGATGCAGACCGAGGGTGAGTACGCCGGGTCCGCCGCCGCCGCGGACAAGGGGATCCCCTTCTGTCTGTCGACGATGGGCACGGCGTCCCTCGAGGATGTCGCGACGCACGCCCCGGAGGGGAACAACTGGTTCCAGCTGTACCTGTGGAAGGACCGCGAGGCCTCCGAGGAGCTCGTCCGGCGCGCCTGGGACGCCGGCTACCGCAAGCTCATCGTCACGGTGGACACCGCCATCGCGGGCGCCCGGCTGCGCGACACCCGCAACGGCTTCTCCATCCCGCCGCAGCTGACCTGGAAGACCGTCCTGGACGCCTCCTACCGGCCCGCGTGGTGGTTCAACTTCCTCACCACCGAACAGCTGTCCTTCGCCTCACTGTCGCGAAGCTCCGGCACCGTCGCCGACCTCGTGGACCGGATGTTCGACCCGGCGCTGACCTTCGACGACATCGACTGGCTCCGCAACCTGTGGCCCGGCACCCTGATCGCCAAGGGACTGCAGACCGTCGAGGACTCCCAGCGCGTCCTCGACCACGGTGCCGACGGCATCATCCTGTCCAACCACGGCGGACGCCAGCTCGACCGGGCCCCCGTCCCGCTGCACCTGCTGCCGAAGGTCCGTGCCGCCGTCGGTGAGGACGCCACCATCGGTCTGGACACCGGCATCATGGACGGTGCGGACATCGCCGCGGCCGTCGCCCTCGGCGCCGACTACACGCTCGTGGGGCGGGCCTACATGTACGGTCTCATGGCCGGCGGGCAGCGCGGCGTGGCCCGGATGCTCGACATCATGGAGGACCAGCTGCGGCGCACCCTGCGACTGTGCGGCGTCACCAGGGTCAGTGACCTGACCCCGGAGCACGTCACCGCGCACACCTCCGAGGTGGCGTCCGGCTACTGGATCTAG
- a CDS encoding metal-sensitive transcriptional regulator encodes MDDTEDIPAVGDRCGDDTCGAERGADTCGTEHGADHGAAGQHGDDCAGGAHGYSPDKKRYLARLKRIEGQVRGLHRMVDEDAYCIDILTQVSAVQSALKGVALALLDDHMHHCVLHAAQQGGGEAQEKLDEVSAAVARLMK; translated from the coding sequence GTGGACGATACCGAGGACATCCCGGCTGTCGGTGACCGGTGCGGTGACGACACGTGCGGCGCTGAGCGCGGTGCTGACACGTGCGGCACAGAGCACGGCGCTGACCACGGCGCTGCCGGTCAGCACGGGGACGACTGTGCCGGGGGAGCGCACGGGTACAGCCCGGACAAGAAGCGGTACCTCGCGCGCCTGAAGCGCATCGAGGGGCAGGTCCGGGGCCTGCACCGGATGGTCGACGAGGACGCCTACTGCATCGACATCCTCACCCAGGTCTCCGCCGTCCAGTCGGCCCTCAAAGGGGTCGCACTGGCCCTGCTGGACGACCACATGCACCACTGCGTGCTCCACGCCGCCCAGCAGGGTGGCGGGGAAGCGCAGGAGAAGCTCGACGAGGTGTCCGCGGCGGTGGCCCGCCTGATGAAGTAG
- a CDS encoding MBL fold metallo-hydrolase: MTAASGQGTSETGLRVDRVVTHGTFALDGGEWEVDNNIWLIGDDDEVIVVDAAHTAAPVIDAVGGRTVRGIICTHAHNDHVTVAPELSEKLDAPVFVHPGDQMLWDQTHPGVGHEDLADGELFDIAGTQLQVINTPGHSPGSCCLYLPEAKVLVSGDTLFAGGPGATGRSFSDFDTIIDSIREKVLTLPGETEVYTGHGDATSIGAEAPHLAEWIARGY, translated from the coding sequence GGGACCAGCGAGACCGGTCTGCGGGTCGACCGGGTGGTCACCCACGGCACCTTCGCCCTCGACGGCGGGGAGTGGGAGGTCGACAACAACATCTGGCTGATCGGTGACGACGACGAGGTCATCGTCGTCGACGCGGCGCACACCGCAGCACCCGTCATCGACGCGGTCGGCGGTCGGACGGTGCGGGGCATCATCTGCACCCACGCCCACAACGACCACGTCACCGTCGCCCCGGAGCTGTCCGAGAAACTGGACGCCCCGGTGTTCGTGCACCCCGGCGACCAGATGCTGTGGGACCAGACCCACCCCGGCGTGGGGCACGAGGATCTCGCCGACGGGGAACTGTTCGACATCGCGGGCACGCAGCTGCAGGTCATCAACACCCCGGGGCACTCGCCGGGATCCTGCTGCCTCTACCTGCCGGAGGCGAAGGTGCTCGTCAGCGGCGACACACTGTTCGCCGGCGGTCCGGGGGCGACGGGGCGGTCGTTCAGTGACTTCGACACGATCATCGACTCGATCCGGGAGAAGGTGCTGACCCTGCCGGGGGAGACGGAGGTCTACACCGGTCACGGGGACGCCACCTCGATCGGCGCGGAGGCGCCGCACCTGGCGGAGTGGATCGCCCGCGGATACTGA